In Poecile atricapillus isolate bPoeAtr1 chromosome 12, bPoeAtr1.hap1, whole genome shotgun sequence, one DNA window encodes the following:
- the GAB3 gene encoding GRB2-associated-binding protein 3 isoform X2: protein MQIKHRAMVLSNKRVGREKQAWRKRWFVLRRGRMSGNPDVLEYYRNNHSKKPIRIIDLNECEVLKHSGPKFIKKEFQNNFVFIVRTTYRTFYLVAKTEEEMQIWVHNISQICNFGHLEDGTGSVESLSHTTSSPQPSPATSTHASRIADPSFSVDRTAADAAAEETPSESESVFLPDYLFLSNCESGKLSHNRCDSWSNSDRSLEQTSSDDVFVDSLQPPPSLYLVQPTSTGTVHQVGAPVANSSIVSRNIDISGSSSDFSSSSPLLGKPLTPTFQIDKSQNALPYGVTQLDVLSNTPPPRPPKPTHFSDRRGDEVGSGALQNGHTGICRAQVALVPRRISLSSLDNMRSWKDMEGSSLRSREKRLSLNLPCRFSPLYSTAADSTEDSYMPMRPSTSPSAPSSDCSPDGYIPMSPGSATFTFPVVSTEKLTSPLPELPSNMEPPPVNRDLKPRRKSRPPPLDLRNLSTIREHAAVTRMWTVPYNRMSFISPERDGINSARIFANSVSGEEEESYIHMEHRQGTSPYSGAFPWTRKSNLDYLALDFNSASPSPVQKKPFLSEEQRVDYVQVDEQKTQALQNTKQEWTDERQSKV, encoded by the exons GCCTGGCGGAAGCGCTGGTTTGTGCTGCGCAGGGGCCGTATGAGTGGGAACCCCGATGTGCTGGAATACTACAGGAACAACCACTCCAAAAAGCCCATCCGCATCATAGACCTCAATGAATGCGAAGTGCTGAAGCACTCAGGGCCCAAATTCATCAAGAAGGAATTTCAGAACAACTTTGTCTTCATTGTGAGAACCACCTACCGCACCTTCTACCTGGTAGCCAAGACTGAGGAGGAGATGCAGATCTGGGTGCACAATATCAGCCAAATCTGTAACTTTGGACATCTAGAAGATGGCACAG GTTCTGTGGAGAGCCTATCTCACACGACCTCGTCCCCACAGCCCTCACCGGCCACCTCCACCCACGCCTCCCGCATCGCCGACCCCTCCTTCTCAGTTGACCGCactgctgctgatgctgctgctgaggagacCCCCAGTGAGTCCGAGTCAGTCTTCCTCCCTGACTACCTCTTCCTGTCCAACTGTGAGTCGGGCAAGCTCAGCCACAACAG GTGTGACAGCTGGTCAAACTCAGACAGATCTCTGGAGCAAACATCATCAGATGATGTTTTTGTTGACTCCTTGCAACCACCGCCCTCCTTGTACCTTGTACAGCCAACCAGTACTGGCACTGTGCACCAGGTCGGAGCCCCAGTGGCAAATTCCAGCATCGTGTCCAGGAACATAGATATTAGTGGGTCATCCAGTgacttttcctcctcttctccactGCTGGGGAAGCCACTGACACCAACGTTTCAGATTGACAAGAGCCAAAATGCGCTGCCCTATGGTGTAACCCAGCTGGATGTGCTGTCCAACACGCCCCCACCGCGGCCACCCAAGCCAACCCACTTCTCAGACAGGAGAGGAGATGAGGTGGGCAGCGGAGCCCTCCAGAACGGGCACACAGGGATCTGCCGGGCTCAGGTCGCTCTGGTGCCCAGAAGGATCTCCTTGTCCAGCTTGGACAACATGAGGAGCTGGAAAG ATATGGAAGGCAGTTCCCTAAGAAGTCGAGAGAAGAGGCTTAGCTTGAATTTG CCGTGCCGGTTCTCCCCGCTGTACTCAACGGCTGCGGACAGCACAGAGGACAGCTACATGCCCATGCGCCCCAGCACCTCTCCCTCCGCGCCCAGCTCCGACTGTTCCCCTGATGGCTACATCCCCATGAGCCCTGGCTCAGCCACCTTCACCTTCCCTGTTGTCAGCACTGAAAAACTCACCAGCCCATTGCCTGAGCTTCCCTCCAACATGGAGCCCCCTCCAGTGAACCGAGATCTCAAGCCTCGTAGGAAGT CACGACCACCTCCTCTGGACTTGAGGAACCTCTCCACAATCCGGGAGCATGCTGCCGTGACCAGGATGTGGACTGTGCCTTA CAATCGAATGAGCTTTATCTCACCAGAAAGAGACGGTATTAATTCAGCAAGAATATTTGCCAATTCAGTTTCcggagaagaggaagaaagttACATTCATATG GAACACAGACAGGGCACATCTCCATACAGTGGTGCTTTTCCATGGACAAGGAAATCTAACCTTGATTACTTAGCACTGGATTTTAACTCTGCTTCTCCATCCCCTGTGCAGAAG AAACCTTTCCTGTCTGAAGAACAGAGAGTGGACTATGTCCAGGTAGATGAACAGAAGACGCAAGCTTTACAGAACACTAAGCAGGAATGGACAGATGAAAGACAATCAAAAGTGTGA
- the GAB3 gene encoding GRB2-associated-binding protein 3 isoform X1, producing the protein MSSGDVVCTGWLIKSPPEKKLKRYAWRKRWFVLRRGRMSGNPDVLEYYRNNHSKKPIRIIDLNECEVLKHSGPKFIKKEFQNNFVFIVRTTYRTFYLVAKTEEEMQIWVHNISQICNFGHLEDGTGSVESLSHTTSSPQPSPATSTHASRIADPSFSVDRTAADAAAEETPSESESVFLPDYLFLSNCESGKLSHNRCDSWSNSDRSLEQTSSDDVFVDSLQPPPSLYLVQPTSTGTVHQVGAPVANSSIVSRNIDISGSSSDFSSSSPLLGKPLTPTFQIDKSQNALPYGVTQLDVLSNTPPPRPPKPTHFSDRRGDEVGSGALQNGHTGICRAQVALVPRRISLSSLDNMRSWKDMEGSSLRSREKRLSLNLPCRFSPLYSTAADSTEDSYMPMRPSTSPSAPSSDCSPDGYIPMSPGSATFTFPVVSTEKLTSPLPELPSNMEPPPVNRDLKPRRKSRPPPLDLRNLSTIREHAAVTRMWTVPYNRMSFISPERDGINSARIFANSVSGEEEESYIHMEHRQGTSPYSGAFPWTRKSNLDYLALDFNSASPSPVQKKPFLSEEQRVDYVQVDEQKTQALQNTKQEWTDERQSKV; encoded by the exons GCCTGGCGGAAGCGCTGGTTTGTGCTGCGCAGGGGCCGTATGAGTGGGAACCCCGATGTGCTGGAATACTACAGGAACAACCACTCCAAAAAGCCCATCCGCATCATAGACCTCAATGAATGCGAAGTGCTGAAGCACTCAGGGCCCAAATTCATCAAGAAGGAATTTCAGAACAACTTTGTCTTCATTGTGAGAACCACCTACCGCACCTTCTACCTGGTAGCCAAGACTGAGGAGGAGATGCAGATCTGGGTGCACAATATCAGCCAAATCTGTAACTTTGGACATCTAGAAGATGGCACAG GTTCTGTGGAGAGCCTATCTCACACGACCTCGTCCCCACAGCCCTCACCGGCCACCTCCACCCACGCCTCCCGCATCGCCGACCCCTCCTTCTCAGTTGACCGCactgctgctgatgctgctgctgaggagacCCCCAGTGAGTCCGAGTCAGTCTTCCTCCCTGACTACCTCTTCCTGTCCAACTGTGAGTCGGGCAAGCTCAGCCACAACAG GTGTGACAGCTGGTCAAACTCAGACAGATCTCTGGAGCAAACATCATCAGATGATGTTTTTGTTGACTCCTTGCAACCACCGCCCTCCTTGTACCTTGTACAGCCAACCAGTACTGGCACTGTGCACCAGGTCGGAGCCCCAGTGGCAAATTCCAGCATCGTGTCCAGGAACATAGATATTAGTGGGTCATCCAGTgacttttcctcctcttctccactGCTGGGGAAGCCACTGACACCAACGTTTCAGATTGACAAGAGCCAAAATGCGCTGCCCTATGGTGTAACCCAGCTGGATGTGCTGTCCAACACGCCCCCACCGCGGCCACCCAAGCCAACCCACTTCTCAGACAGGAGAGGAGATGAGGTGGGCAGCGGAGCCCTCCAGAACGGGCACACAGGGATCTGCCGGGCTCAGGTCGCTCTGGTGCCCAGAAGGATCTCCTTGTCCAGCTTGGACAACATGAGGAGCTGGAAAG ATATGGAAGGCAGTTCCCTAAGAAGTCGAGAGAAGAGGCTTAGCTTGAATTTG CCGTGCCGGTTCTCCCCGCTGTACTCAACGGCTGCGGACAGCACAGAGGACAGCTACATGCCCATGCGCCCCAGCACCTCTCCCTCCGCGCCCAGCTCCGACTGTTCCCCTGATGGCTACATCCCCATGAGCCCTGGCTCAGCCACCTTCACCTTCCCTGTTGTCAGCACTGAAAAACTCACCAGCCCATTGCCTGAGCTTCCCTCCAACATGGAGCCCCCTCCAGTGAACCGAGATCTCAAGCCTCGTAGGAAGT CACGACCACCTCCTCTGGACTTGAGGAACCTCTCCACAATCCGGGAGCATGCTGCCGTGACCAGGATGTGGACTGTGCCTTA CAATCGAATGAGCTTTATCTCACCAGAAAGAGACGGTATTAATTCAGCAAGAATATTTGCCAATTCAGTTTCcggagaagaggaagaaagttACATTCATATG GAACACAGACAGGGCACATCTCCATACAGTGGTGCTTTTCCATGGACAAGGAAATCTAACCTTGATTACTTAGCACTGGATTTTAACTCTGCTTCTCCATCCCCTGTGCAGAAG AAACCTTTCCTGTCTGAAGAACAGAGAGTGGACTATGTCCAGGTAGATGAACAGAAGACGCAAGCTTTACAGAACACTAAGCAGGAATGGACAGATGAAAGACAATCAAAAGTGTGA